In Thermosphaera sp., the sequence AGGGTTTCCGCAAAGCCGTGAGCATCCTTACAGAAGGCATGGGTGATTTGAGAGCCAATAACCATCAGCCTGCAACCATGGGATACGCCGTGGATTTCTACGTAAAGAGGATAATTTCCCGACTCCTTCATTAAGAACTCAAGGATTTTCATCCCCGGTTGGGATAGATTTATTATTATCGAAAACTCAAGCCTCTCGCTTAGAGCATCGAATGGTAGAAGCTCGAAACACGTCTTAAAATTCGGTGCTAGAACTAATCTACTACTTTCAGCCAATTTGGACTCAACCTTAGAGTTAAATTTTATCTTTGTTAAATAAAAATATTTCAGGCAACTCTTTGTTAGAGTGGGTTGAAACGATCGTGAAACAATCTAGGATCATCGGCTCTTTATGAAATCCTCGCAACCATCCTGCATCTCGCTCTCAATCAATTGGGATTTGGCGAACCCCTTCTTTACATCCGGTAGAGTCTTGGATACGAGAATAATTGATTTCCTCGTTGGATGTATTGCAGTTGAAGCGTAAGCTCTTACCAGTGCTGCAACGACCGCTTCCTGCAATATAATCACCTGATCCTTCAGCTCGATGACAAACCTAGTGTGAACGTGTCCTGAAGGAATGCATGCTATTACTTTCTCAACGTCCTCGTTCCGGTAGATTTTGATCGGCTTTTCCAAGATGGTCACCCGTCACACGATTACTGTTCTATCCCTATTAGAGATAAAATTGGCGATGAAGGAGAATCTAGAGGGTATGTAGAAGAATATTTCAATACCCTGATTTAGAAGTTTCATAGGCAACGAGTTCATAATAGATACAGCATTTTCGTCAACGGATCCCAATATCTCTGAGGGGGTTACGAAAACAGCCTTCCGAGCCCAACTTTCCGAGCCCACGCTTTCAGAAATCATTTTTCTAACAACCACCTCTCCAATTGCAATATCCCTGTCACCCACTCTTCCAACATCGCGAGGAAGAACTCTCTCTAGCTCATCCGAGCCGAGCTTATCCCTTATTCTTTTCAATAATCTATTAAGCTTTTCCCACTCTAGCTGATACCTATTGTAGTCGTCTTCATCCTTGTATTCTCTTCTAATTCTTTTTATTTCATTTGATGCTTCAAGCAAATCGTGAACTAAAATGGCTAGCTCAATCTTATCGATCGTTGGGAGGCCTCGAGCTAAAAGATTCTTGTCTAGGTTCTCCATGATTTTGATGATTGATACGTTTCGATGATCGTATTTTTCATATATTATAGTTAGAATCCCTACAGGATGGATTTTGAGAAACACAGATAGCTTGGAAATGATATCAACAATATCTCTTATCGTTTCGTTGAAAAAAATTGGAAGAGTAGAGAGGTAGAATTTTCTTGGATTGCAATGGAAAACTTGAGATTGATCTGAGATCCCGAGTTGCCTCTTAATAGAAGCGTCTGAAATCAAGAGTTTGAGTTTTTCATTCTCTATTTGGAACACGTATCCTTCAAAGAGTCCTCTCTTCAGAAACTCCCCTATTTTTCTCGATAGCTCAACGCAAGACATTTTAATCTCTAATCACATCTGTTAAGTCCCCTGTAAAAGGCTTAACGATGGTTTTCAACAACTGTTTCCTAAGGACTCTCTTGTCCTTGCATATAAAGCTACCTCGGCACGAAGCCTTAAGAGTTCCCGCAGCGACCCCATATTTCAACGCCCTCTCTAAATCTCCGGTCTCAATGTAAACAGAGTTGAAAACTGCGTTGAAAGCATCCCCTGATCCAGTAGTGTCCACTATCTTCTCGACAGGCTCGGCAAAGGAGTGCCATGCCTTATTATTCGTGAATGCTACCGCTCCTTTACTTCCAAGCTTCACCGCTAGAATCTCAACATCGTAATCAAGTAATCTCGTAATAGATCCTTCAGACAACGTAAATGCCTCCTCCTTGTTCAAGAAGAGCAGGTTGACATGCTTGAGGGTTTTTAAGACCTTGGATTTTGCGGTTGCAACGAACCCCCCTGGATCATAAGATACCAGCGGGACATACTTCTTAGCTACACTCGCTATCTCGCAGGCTATGCTTGGATTAATAGAGGCCATGTGAACGACATTCGACTCTTTTAAAAGTTCGAGGGGTACGTCTCCAGGGGACAACGACCTGTTTGCACCTAAAAACCGAATCATAGACCTATTTCCATCAGGGTAAACCATTATGATAACCATGCCTGGAGCGTCGTCAACGGTTTTCACATAGGTTGTGACGACTCCTCTTTCATAAACTTTTTGAAGCGCTGTTCGAGCTAGCTCGTGGTTCGATATTGAAGATATGAGAAAAGATTTATGTCCAAACCAGACCGTAGCTACTGCGTAGTTGGCTGCAGCACCGCCTGGGCGGATCTCCAGGCTCTCCGCAATTAAGCTCTCGTCAGGACCTATAGGCCTCTCCACGTATGTGACAACATCTAAATTTAGGTTCCCAACGCTCACGTGAATATAGCTTTTTGATCTACCCGTCATCTGCCACCCTTCTTAAGGTAAGTCTCCACAATGAGAGAGGGCGTTATTATTTTTCTACCCTTCCTTGCTAATTCTGCATCCCATTCGCTGAGAATTCTGACAGCTTCATTGGCAACCATTATAGCCTCCTTGACTCCTGCACCAGGGCTGAACTCGTTTGTCTCGCGATTAGCGATCGCTGCACATACGGCCCCGGCCCTTAAGTCGTAGATACTTGCGAGAGTGAAAATCACGGAAGCCTCCATCTCGAAGTTTAATACTCTGACACTTCTCAAGAAGTCTATGAGACCTCTTTGAAACGGCGGAAGGTATCCTTTGAACCCGGGCCGTTCTTGTCCCACGTAGAAGCTGTCGCTACTAGCGGTTATTCCAACGTGGTAATTAATCCCCAATGATTCAGCGGCCTCGATCAGAGCCAATGTTACATCAAGGCTTGCAATGGCGGGATACTCTGGCATGACGTAGTGTTTGCTCGTTCCCTCGAGCCTCACTGCTCCTGTGGAAATGATCAAGTCTCCAACTCCTATCTCTTTGATCAATGCTCCTGTGGTTCCAACGCGTATGAAAGTGTCGGAACCAACTCTTGCTAGTTCTTCGACGGCTATTGCCGTCGCGGGACCCCCTATGCCTGTGCTCGTGGCTGAAATGAACACGTCTTTGTAAAATCCGCTGTACGTTACATATTCTCTGTGGGCTGACACTCTCCAGCTCTTATCCCAGAAACCTGCAATCATCTCTACTCTTCCGGGGTCGCCTGGGAGGAGAACATATCGACTTACATCCCCAGGCTTTATTTCTAAATGATATTGTTTTCTATCTATAGTCTCAGGCGTACTTGCACTTTTCCAGCGCGTCTCCAAGCAAATCGCCATTTAGATACTTTATTATAGGTAGTATATTTTACTTTCCATTGAAGAAATATCGATGACCCCGTAGGAGGCGTGACCAGTCAAATACCCGCATCCCTCGCCAGGGTTCAAAACGATCTTCCCGTCCACAATTTTAATAAGGGCATTGTGAGTGTGTCCAAACAATACCGCG encodes:
- the udp gene encoding uridine phosphorylase, yielding METRWKSASTPETIDRKQYHLEIKPGDVSRYVLLPGDPGRVEMIAGFWDKSWRVSAHREYVTYSGFYKDVFISATSTGIGGPATAIAVEELARVGSDTFIRVGTTGALIKEIGVGDLIISTGAVRLEGTSKHYVMPEYPAIASLDVTLALIEAAESLGINYHVGITASSDSFYVGQERPGFKGYLPPFQRGLIDFLRSVRVLNFEMEASVIFTLASIYDLRAGAVCAAIANRETNEFSPGAGVKEAIMVANEAVRILSEWDAELARKGRKIITPSLIVETYLKKGGR
- a CDS encoding PfkB family carbohydrate kinase: MTGRSKSYIHVSVGNLNLDVVTYVERPIGPDESLIAESLEIRPGGAAANYAVATVWFGHKSFLISSISNHELARTALQKVYERGVVTTYVKTVDDAPGMVIIMVYPDGNRSMIRFLGANRSLSPGDVPLELLKESNVVHMASINPSIACEIASVAKKYVPLVSYDPGGFVATAKSKVLKTLKHVNLLFLNKEEAFTLSEGSITRLLDYDVEILAVKLGSKGAVAFTNNKAWHSFAEPVEKIVDTTGSGDAFNAVFNSVYIETGDLERALKYGVAAGTLKASCRGSFICKDKRVLRKQLLKTIVKPFTGDLTDVIRD